The genomic region TCTGTTCATGCTCAGCTCGTTCCTGCAGTCCCTGGCTGCGGTTCTGGGTATTGCCTTCACGCTCACGCTTATCGCCCTGCAACTCGCTGCTCAGAGCTACACGCACCGGGTGATCTGGCTTCACACCCGTTCCGTGGTCTTCGTGTTCACATTCGCCATGCTGCTGCTGGCCATGGTCTTCATCGCGGTGCTGCTGGCTTCCTACCGGAGTATACAGTCAACAGACAGGCATCCGTGGGTTGACCTGGCAGTTGTCTGGTTCGTCTCAGCCCTGGTGCTGCTGATTCCCTTCGCAGTCAGGACCCTCCGGCTGCTGGCCCCGGACAGTATCGCTGCTGCGTTGCTTGCAGGCCTGAGCGTGAAGCAGCTCGAGTCGAGTGACACCGCAGCTGTACACGTGCGCATTGGTCCGGTCTTTGACATGGCGCGCAAGGCCATTGTCAGCCGGGATGAACGGACTCTGGAGTTGCTGATGGCGCAGGTGAGGCGCCGGGTCGCGGCGCTGCTCGCCGATGTTGCACTCGGCGAGGAGGGTCTGGATCAACTACAGCGCGCGGTAAGTCCAGAGTTCCGCGACCTGGGTTGGCTTGCGAGCGACCGTGGTGACATCGGAGCCGTCAAACAGGTGGTTGATTGCCTGCGTGAGCTCGTCTGCCGGGCCGGAGCACGTCCCGACCGGCGAGTGTTCGCCGAGGAACTCAATGCCGCCATAGGCGATATCTGGAAAGAAGCCAGTGCCCGCTTCAGCGACACCGCCCACGCGGCGAGGCTGGCGGAATTGGAGACGTCGATGAGTTCCTGCCGGGTCGAGATATCCAGCGTTCTTGACAGCTAGCTGGTAGCCGTCAGTTCTCCCAAGGTTGACCAGCCGACCCGCCGCTATAGAATAGCCTCCCTGACGCCAATGAGCACTCACGACATCTCGGCTGCGCTACGCTTGGTACTGGAGATCTCGTGAAGAAGTTCCTGAAGCAGGAACCTGTGCTGTCGGTCGGCCCCAAGGGAAATCAGCACACAATCATCCGCCAGTTCTGCAAGGGCTGCCGGATTTGCGTCGAATTCTGTCCGACCGGCACGCTCGACCTCGACGATCGGTTCAAGATTGCAGTTGCGCACCCGGAGAAGTGCATCGCCTGCCGGATGTGCGAATTGCGGTGCCCGGATATGGCGATTTTCGTCAGGAAGTGGGCAGCAAAGGAAGGGCCGATGTCAGAAGGCAGAAGTCAGAAGGCAGAAGGAAGAAGTGCGGAGGCGCTGAACGACGCGGAAGGGGCCGAGAGCGGGGCGAAGCCGTGACCGAACTGCTGTCGGGCAATGAGGCGTGCGCGGTTGGTGCGGTGCGCGCGGGCGTGCGGTTCTTCGCCGGCTATCCGATAACGCCCTCGACCGAGATCGCGGAGTACCTGGCGCGCGAGATGCCGCGCATCGGCGGGACGTTCATCCAGATGGAGGACGAGATCGCGTCCATCTGCTGCATGAACGGCGCGACTGCGGCCGGGATCAAGGCCATGACCGCCACGTCCGGCCCCGGCTTCTCGCTGATGCAGGAGGGGATCGGCTATTCGATCATGGCCGAGCTGCCGTGCATCATCGTTGACGTGATGCGGGGCGGGCCCGCCACCGGAACGCCGACCCGTACCGCGCAGTCCGACGTGATGCAGGCGCGGCACGGCACGCACGGCGACCACCCGATCGTGGCGCTCTGTCCGTGGAACGTGCGCGAGTGTTTCGACCTGACCGTGCAGGCGGTAAACCTGTCCGAGCGGCTCAGAATCCCGGTGATCCTGCTGATGGACGAGATCGTCGGGCACATGCGCGAGGCCGTGCAACTGCCGGAGAAGATCCAGCTCTGGGAGTCGCAGCGCGCCAAGGTGGCGGCACCGGACTATTATCATTACGACGATTCGAACAACTACGACGCCCGGATCGCCAGTTTCGGCGAAGGCTACCGCGTGCACCTGACCGGGCTGACCCACCGCAAGGACGGGTTCCCGACCGACGACCCGGAGATCATCAAGTGGAACATGGACCGGCTGCGGAAGAAGATCGACGACAACCGGTCGTGGCTCTGGGATATTTCCTACGAGGACCTGGGTTCGGAGACGGTCATTGTCTGTTACGGGAGCGCCGCCCGATCGGCGATGGAGGCGAAGCGGCAGTTCGAGCAGAAGACTGGGCGCCGGGTCGGCATCCTCAGGCTGCGGATGATCTGGCCTTTCCCGATGGAGCGGATGATCGCGCTGATGAAGAGCGCCCGCCGGGTCATCGTCCCGGAAATGAATCAGGGGCAGCTGCGCCGGACCATCGAGCGGAGTGTGAGCCGGAACGTGCCGGTAGTTTCGGTCCAGCGCTATGACGGCGAGATGCTGACGCCGGAAGAGATCATTGAGGCGCTCTAGGGAAATGACGAAGTACGAAGTCAGAATGACGATTGAAGTCCGAATGACGAACTGCGGACAGGCCGATGCCTGAACCCCTGAACCCCGGGACCCCTGAACCCGTTCGGTTGGCTGAGCACGAGGCCGTGGACCGGTTCCTGGAGTATTTCCGTGTAGACGAGCGGTTCCCGCACATCCTCTGTCCGGGCTGCGGGATCGGGACGGCCATGAACACCGTGGTGCGGTCGTTCATCGAGACCGGCGTTAGCCAGGATGAGTTGTGCGTGGTCTCAGGCATCGGGTGCTCGTCGCGGATTTCCGGATACCTGGATTGCGACACATTCCACACCTTGCACGGCCGCGCCCTGCCGGCGGCAACCGGCGTGAAGCTGGCCAAACCACACTTGAAGGTCGTGGTGTTCGGCGGGGATGGTGACATGCTGGCGATCGGCGGCAATCACTTCATCCACGCCGCGCGTAGGAACATCGACGTGACGGTATTCGTGCTCAACAACTTCACCTACGGAATGACCGGCGGTCAGTATTCTCCGACCACTCCAACCTGCGCGCGGGCCTCCACCGCCCCGTTCGGCAACGTGGAGCGGGACTTCGATACGTGTTTCATGGCGCGCGCGACCGGGGCGATGTTCGTTGCCCGCAGCACCACCTTCCATGTCGCCCATCTGAAGAAGATGGCGAAGCTGGCGTTGAGCAAGCGCGGCTTCAGCGTCGTCGAGATCATCTCCCAGTGTCCGACGTTCTTCGGCCGCCATCAGAGCATGGGCGACGCGGTGAAGATGCTCGAGTGGATCAAGGACCGGTCGATAGACGTCAGCAAGGTGACGGACCCGTGGGTGGTGCAAGACAAGTTCGTGATCGGCGTCCTGCACGATCGCGAAGAGGTGCCGCCCTATTCCGAGCTGTATGCCAACATGCGGCGGCTGCGTCAGCAGAGCGCTGGGTGCAAGGACCTCGGCCTGCCCGGCAAGGGCGCCGGGATATCGTAGGACGATGAAGACCGAGATCCGGCTGGCCGGTACGGGCGGGCAGGGCGTGATTCTGGCCAGCGTCATTCTTGCGGAGGCGGCAGGCGTCCACGAGGGGAAGCACGTGGTGCAGACGCAGAGCTACGGCCCGGAGGCGCGAGGCGGTGCTTCGCGGGCCGACGTCATCATTGCGGACGAGCCAATTCTGTATCCGAAGTCGCGCCGGCTCGACGTCCTGGTTAGTCTCTCTCAGCAAGCCGCGGACAAGTACTTCGATGATCTGAAAGTCCATGGAATCGCGATCATAGACGGCTTCTATGTGCGGGAGTGCCCGCGCGAAGGGGCGATCTGCCTGCCCATGACCGAGACCGCGCGCAATGAGCTCGGGCGCGAGCTGTTCACGAACATCCTGACGCTGGGCGCGCTCGCCCGCATCACCGGAGTGGTGGAGCTTGAGTCTCTGGAGAAATCTGTCGCCAACCGCGTGCCGGCCAAGGCACTTGACCTGAACAAAAGGGCGTTGGCACTGGGGTGGGAGCTTGGCGCGAGAAGAACGAAGTCAGAAGCTGGGATCCAGAATGCATAGGGCTGAAGTGCGGACGAAGAAGTCCAGAGCCAAGTCCCCGGAGCCTGAAGTCACTCCGAACCTTGAGACTCATGAACCCCCGGCCCCGTCAATCGCGGGCCGCGTCGACGAGATGATGGACCCGAAACTCTACGGCAGGGACGTGAAGCAGGTCCGGATGCTACAGACGCACACATCGTGGGTGTTCCTGACCGGCACCCGCGCCTACAAGGTGAAGAAGCCGGTCAACTTCGGCTTCCTTGACTACACTGACCTGTCCGCGCGCCGGTTCTTCTGCAATGAGGAGTTCCGACTCAACCAGCTTCTCTCGCCGGACATCTACATCAAGGTACTGCCAATCACCGAGTCCAAAGGCAGGCTCAAGCTCGGAGGCCGGGGTCGGGTCGTCGACTATTGCCTGGAGATGAGGGAGTTGTCACAGGACTGGATAATGACCGAGCAACTCAAGCGCGACCGCGTGACCTTTGAGCACATCGACCAGATCGCCCGATCCATCGCCGACTTTCACGCACGGGCAGAGCGAGGCAGTGGGGTCGCGCAGTACGGTAGCACTGAGATCATCCGTCTGAATTGGGACGAGAACTTCGCGCAAACGATGGAGTTCCGAGCGAAGACCATCACACACCGTGAATTCGACGAGATCAAGACGGCGGTTGAGGGGTTCATCACCGAGAACCGCGGGTTGTTCCGGCGCCGGCGCGCGAGTGGCTTCGTCCGCCGCTGTCACGGTGACCTGCATTCGAAGAACATCTTCATCATTAGGGAGGGTCCAGGGGGTCAGGGGTTCGCGGGTTCAGGCCACGCCTCCCGGCCCCCGGAATCCCCTAGTCCTGATTCTGTCCGGATCTTCGACTGCATTGAGTTCAACCCGCGCTTCTCCTGCTCGGACGTGGCGTCGGAGATTGCATTCATGGCAATGGACCTCGACTATTGGGGCCGCAAGGACCTCGCGGACTTCTTTGTTGAGCGCTATGTAGTCCATACGGGTGATGCCGGCCTGCTCCGTCTGCTCAACTTCTACAAGTGCTACCGGGCATACGTCCGCGGTAAGGTGACGAGCTTTGTCCTGAACGACCCAGGCGTCGGCCCGGCTGACAAGGCCAAGGCCGCGAAGACCGCAGCCGAGTACTTCAAGCTCTCCCACCGTTACGCGACCGGCATGTCGGTCGAGCCGAAGCTCGTGGTGATGATGGGGCTGCCGGCAGTCGGCAAGACTTTCGTAGCGCGAAGGCTGGCCGAACGCACCGGTGCCTTTCACTTCCTTTCCGATTCCATCCGCAAGCAGTTGCTGGGAGTCCCGGTCAGCCAGCATAGGTTCGAGTCCTTCGGCAAGGGAATCTACCAGAACAGCATCGGCAGTAGGACCTACCGCGAGATGATGCGGCGGGCCGGCATGTTCCTTTCGGCAGGGCAGAGCGTCATTCTGGATGCGACCTTCTTGACCGATGAGTCGCGTGAACAGGCACGAAAGACGGCGGCCCGGGTCAAGGTGCCGGTCACCTTTGTTTTCGCCGACTGCCCGGAGCGGGTAGTGCTGTCGCGGCTGCGGCGCCGGTCCGGCGAGTACTCAGTGTCGGACGCCAAGCTGCACGTATACCTGGAAATGAAGAGCCGGTTCAAGCCGCCAAGGCCCAACCGCGGGATTGTCCGCGTCGACACCAGTGAGCCCTTGGGGCGGTCCTTGGCCAAGATTGAGCGCGCACTACTTCGCATCTGACGCCCACATAGGCGGCGGCAATCCCGACGCCGAACAGCGGCTGTTTTGGTTCCTCGAGTCGATCCGCGGCAAAGCAGACTCACTTTACATCCTTGGCGACCTCTTCGAGTTCTGGTTTGAGTATGGCCGGTCGATTCCCAAACCGGGTTTTCGAGCGCTGGCTGAGCTGTCCGAGCTGAACCGAACCGGCACCCGTATCGGCTACCTGAAGGGCAATCATGACTTCTGGTTCAAGGATTTCTGGCAGCGCGAGCTCGGGGCCGAGGCGGCGGACGAGCTCGACGTCGTGCTGGACGGCAAGCGGGTCTTCCTAACCCACGGCGACACCCTGGACCGGTCGTTCGTGCCGCGTCTCTTCCGGGTGCTGATGCGCAGCCGGCTCAACGGATGGCTCTACTCGCAGCTTCATCCGGACATCGGCATCGGACTCGCTCTGGCCGTTGCCAGGGCGAACCGGGTCAAGAACTCCAAGCCGAGTCTCGTCGAAGACATGGCCAGATTCGCCGAGGGCAGGCTTTCCTCCGGCTTCGACATCGTCGTCATGGGGCATTCACACGTGCCCGAAGTCAGGCGGCTTGCGGGCGGAGTCTATTTGAACGTGGGTGACTGGATGACTCACTTCACCTACGGCGTCATCCGCGACGGAGTCGCGTCACTGCAGAGATTCGAGGAAAGCTAGCAGGATGTCGTCGTCGATGCCGGCGACACCAACGTCATTCGGTCGAACCACTGCGCTAGGAGCCTGGCACGGCATCCGGGCCTTCCTCAAGCTGATGCTCATTGTGGCGCCGGTCTACACCCTTGTCACGGTCCTCAAGTACACGCCGGCAATCAGGGTCTTTGCCGAGTTCATGGCGCCGCTGATGAAGCACTTCGGACTGCCCGGCGAAGCCGCTCTCGCCCTGATCATCGGCAACGTTGTCAATCTGTATGCCGGGCTTGGGGCGGTGACGGCGCTCATGATAACGACAGACCAGCTGACCGTGCTCAGCTTGATGCTGTTGCTCTCGCATTCGCAGATACTGGAAACCGCAGTTTTCTTCCAGATCCGGGCGAAGTGGTGGCTGCTGTGGCTCATCCGGCTGATGATGTCGGCGATCGCAGGGGCGGGACTGAGCCGGCTGATCGTGAAGACCGGTCCGGCGGGCACTGCCGATGTGGCCCGCCTGGCCGAGATGGCCCAGAAGGGCTATGTCGGCATCGCACCGGCGCTTGCCGACTGGGCGCGCGGCCTGGCCGACACCGGCATCAAGATGCTCCTGGTTCTGGTCGGGATCTTCATTCTGCTGGAATGGGGAAAGCGCTACGGAATTCTCAAGAAGACGCTCCGGGTAGTCGGCAGCGTTACCCGCTTCATCGGCCTGAAGCCGGAGTCAGGCATGCCGTGGCTGGCCGGTAACGTGTTCGGAATCGTGTTCGGGGCCGGAGTCGTCATCGAGACAGCGCGAGAGGGGCGGTTGGATTCCAAGCAGGTAACGCTGGTTGCCACCTTCCTGGCCTTGTGCCACGGACTGTTCGAGGACACGGCGATATTCCTGGTGATGGGCGCGAACATGTTCTGGATCCTGGTGCCGAGAATCGTGCTGGCCATCGTGGTCACATGGGTGCTGAGCAAAGTGCTGAAGGACGGCGGCACGACCAAGCTGCCCGAGCCGAAGGCTGAAGGACAGACATGAACCGAAGGTTGCCGTGTTGATGAGCGGACAAGGGGAGCCGTTTGACAAAGTGCCTCACTGCGACCTAGAATTGACGCGCAGGCGGTATGCCTGCAGAAGGAGCTGACGTGAGAATCGACTTGACTGCGAGGAAGAACTGGACCGGCCGAGTGCTGGTCGGGTTCATGTTCGAAGGCGATAAGACACCGCTGGCGATTCCGGGAGAAGAGGGAGAGGGTTTCGCCGCAGTGGCGGCCGGGGAGAAGTTCACCGGCCAGTTGAAGAAGACTAGCCTGCTGCGTGCCGAGGCCGGCGCCGCGAAGCTGATTCTCGCCGGCTTGGGGAAACGGAAGGAGTTCGAGCTTGACCGGGTTCGTTCGGCTACCGCCAAGGCGCTGAAGCGGGCCGAGGATATCGGCGCCGAGTCGGTGGGCCTGCTCGTTCACGATGCCAAGGAAGTCAGGGGCGAGTTGGCTGACTTTGTTGCGTCCGCAGTCGAAGGCGCCATCCTGTCAAGCTACCGTTTCGACAAGTATCGGACGCCGAAGCCGGATGAGGCCAAGCCGGTCGGCGAACTAGTGCTCGTGTTCGCGAACACCAAGAACCTGTCGGCCGCGATGCGCAAGGCCGTCACCGAGGCGACGGTGCGCTCCGAGGCGGTCTGCTTTGCTCGGGACCTTGCGAACGAGCCGCCCAGCCCGAAGCCGCCGGAGAAGATGGCCGAGATCGCCGCGAGTTTGGCAAAGAAGGGCCGCATCACGGTGCAGGTGATGCACAAGGCCGAGCTGGAGAAACAGGGAATGGGCGGCATCCTGCGCGTAGGCGCCGGTTCCCACCAGCCGCCGTGCCTGGTCCATCTCACCTACGCGCCAGCGGGTAGGTCGAAGCAGACCATCGTGGTCATAGGCAAGGGCATCACGTTTGACTCCGGCGGCATCTCCATCAAACCCTCGGCGGGCATGGAAGCCATGAAGGACGACATGGCCGGGGCCGGGTCAGTGTTCGGGGTTTTCAAGTGGCTCGGTTCGGTCGATGTGCCGGTCACAGTCCACGGGCTGGCCCCGTTCGCAGAGAACATGCCCGGCGGCGGAGCACAGAAGCCCGGCGACGTCATTAGGCACTTCAACGACAAGACCGCTGAGGTGATAAGCACCGATGCGGAGGGGAGGCACCTGCTGGCGGACTGCCTTGCCTACGGCTCGACCCTGAAGCCGGACTTGATGATTGACATCGCTACACTTACCGGAGCTTGCGTGGTTGCGCTGGGAGATGAGTACTCGGCGCTGCTTGGTACCGACCAGCGGACGATTGACCGGTTGGTCGCTATCGGTAAGCAGCAGGGCGAGTTTTTCTGGCAGCTGCCGTTGCCTTCCAGATACATGTCGCACTTGAGGAGCAAGGTCGCGGACTTGAAACACACGGGTAAGCCCGGGGTTGCCGGTACGATCACGGCCGGCCTATTTCTCAAGGAGTTCGTTGGCGAGGGTGTGCCGTGGGTCCACATCGACATTGCCGGGCCGTCGTTCACCAGGGAAGACTGGGACTACGCGCCGGCCGGGGCCACCGGCGTGCCGGTTCGGACTATCGTGGCGTTGCTCAAGGGGCTTTAGCAGGCACTGGGGAACCGCCTTTGACCTCTCCAACCGAGCATTCGGTTCGGTTCGAACGCGTCACAGTGACCTACCAGCAGTCGGTAGGAATAGAAGATGTTAGTTCGAGCTCAATCATGGCCAGTTCCTCGGCATAATCGGTCCGAACGGCTCGGGCAAGACCACGCTGCTGCGTGCGGTGCTTGGTCTGGTCAGGCCGACGTCAGGCAGCGTGACCATACTGGGCGCTGCAGGACGCGGGCTTGCGGGCGTCCGGACGATGATTGGCTACGTGCCGCAGCGTCGCACTCTCGACCCGCAATTCCCGATCTCCGTGCGCGACGCGGTGGTGATGGGGCTGTATCCGACGCTGGGTACCTTCGGGCGGCTGACGGCTGACGACAGCGGGCGGGTCGAAAAGACACTGGCGGCGGTCGGCTTGATTGATTCCGCGGACCACGTTGCGGGCCACCTGTCCGGCGGGCAGCAACAACGGCTGCTCATCGCCCGCGCATTGGTGCAGGAGCCGCGAATCATGCTCCTGGACGAGCCGACATCGGCGGTTGATGTAGCCACGCGGTCGGCGATTGTCGACCTGGTGCTTCGGCTCCATACCGAGCGCGGGCTGACTACGCTCTACGTAACCCATGATGTCGATGAAGTCATGCCCTGCGTTGACAAGGTGCTGTACATCAACCGCACGGTTCGGGCTTTCGGGAGCCGCGAGCAGGTTCTGAACCGCGAGACTCTGGAGTCGCTGTACGGCAGCCGCGTTGTCTTCGCCGAGGACGGCGGGCGTCGCTACGTCATCGTCGGGGACAGCCATGTTTGACTTCCTGCACTACGGGTTCATGCAGCGGGCCCTTTTGAGTTCCCTGATAGTCGGCACTACGTGTTCTTTCATCGGGGTCTTTGTGGTTCTTCGCGGGATGGCCTTCGCCGGCTCGGGTCTCGCACACGCCGCTTTCGGCGGGGTAGCGCTGGGGTTTC from candidate division WOR-3 bacterium harbors:
- a CDS encoding DUF2254 domain-containing protein, producing the protein MGTRRSERQSGVDGKLPASGSSNGRVNIGRPKGQEERQPWELGLFWLLVAAIALATMLVLSGSVRFFAGDVNGSCLFMLSSFLQSLAAVLGIAFTLTLIALQLAAQSYTHRVIWLHTRSVVFVFTFAMLLLAMVFIAVLLASYRSIQSTDRHPWVDLAVVWFVSALVLLIPFAVRTLRLLAPDSIAAALLAGLSVKQLESSDTAAVHVRIGPVFDMARKAIVSRDERTLELLMAQVRRRVAALLADVALGEEGLDQLQRAVSPEFRDLGWLASDRGDIGAVKQVVDCLRELVCRAGARPDRRVFAEELNAAIGDIWKEASARFSDTAHAARLAELETSMSSCRVEISSVLDS
- a CDS encoding 4Fe-4S dicluster domain-containing protein, with the translated sequence MSVGPKGNQHTIIRQFCKGCRICVEFCPTGTLDLDDRFKIAVAHPEKCIACRMCELRCPDMAIFVRKWAAKEGPMSEGRSQKAEGRSAEALNDAEGAESGAKP
- a CDS encoding 2-oxoacid:acceptor oxidoreductase subunit alpha, yielding MTELLSGNEACAVGAVRAGVRFFAGYPITPSTEIAEYLAREMPRIGGTFIQMEDEIASICCMNGATAAGIKAMTATSGPGFSLMQEGIGYSIMAELPCIIVDVMRGGPATGTPTRTAQSDVMQARHGTHGDHPIVALCPWNVRECFDLTVQAVNLSERLRIPVILLMDEIVGHMREAVQLPEKIQLWESQRAKVAAPDYYHYDDSNNYDARIASFGEGYRVHLTGLTHRKDGFPTDDPEIIKWNMDRLRKKIDDNRSWLWDISYEDLGSETVIVCYGSAARSAMEAKRQFEQKTGRRVGILRLRMIWPFPMERMIALMKSARRVIVPEMNQGQLRRTIERSVSRNVPVVSVQRYDGEMLTPEEIIEAL
- a CDS encoding 2-oxoacid:ferredoxin oxidoreductase subunit beta; this translates as MDRFLEYFRVDERFPHILCPGCGIGTAMNTVVRSFIETGVSQDELCVVSGIGCSSRISGYLDCDTFHTLHGRALPAATGVKLAKPHLKVVVFGGDGDMLAIGGNHFIHAARRNIDVTVFVLNNFTYGMTGGQYSPTTPTCARASTAPFGNVERDFDTCFMARATGAMFVARSTTFHVAHLKKMAKLALSKRGFSVVEIISQCPTFFGRHQSMGDAVKMLEWIKDRSIDVSKVTDPWVVQDKFVIGVLHDREEVPPYSELYANMRRLRQQSAGCKDLGLPGKGAGIS
- a CDS encoding 2-oxoacid:ferredoxin oxidoreductase subunit gamma, encoding MKTEIRLAGTGGQGVILASVILAEAAGVHEGKHVVQTQSYGPEARGGASRADVIIADEPILYPKSRRLDVLVSLSQQAADKYFDDLKVHGIAIIDGFYVRECPREGAICLPMTETARNELGRELFTNILTLGALARITGVVELESLEKSVANRVPAKALDLNKRALALGWELGARRTKSEAGIQNA
- a CDS encoding UDP-2,3-diacylglucosamine diphosphatase, encoding MSASTPVSPWGGPWPRLSAHYFASDAHIGGGNPDAEQRLFWFLESIRGKADSLYILGDLFEFWFEYGRSIPKPGFRALAELSELNRTGTRIGYLKGNHDFWFKDFWQRELGAEAADELDVVLDGKRVFLTHGDTLDRSFVPRLFRVLMRSRLNGWLYSQLHPDIGIGLALAVARANRVKNSKPSLVEDMARFAEGRLSSGFDIVVMGHSHVPEVRRLAGGVYLNVGDWMTHFTYGVIRDGVASLQRFEES
- a CDS encoding leucyl aminopeptidase; its protein translation is MPAEGADVRIDLTARKNWTGRVLVGFMFEGDKTPLAIPGEEGEGFAAVAAGEKFTGQLKKTSLLRAEAGAAKLILAGLGKRKEFELDRVRSATAKALKRAEDIGAESVGLLVHDAKEVRGELADFVASAVEGAILSSYRFDKYRTPKPDEAKPVGELVLVFANTKNLSAAMRKAVTEATVRSEAVCFARDLANEPPSPKPPEKMAEIAASLAKKGRITVQVMHKAELEKQGMGGILRVGAGSHQPPCLVHLTYAPAGRSKQTIVVIGKGITFDSGGISIKPSAGMEAMKDDMAGAGSVFGVFKWLGSVDVPVTVHGLAPFAENMPGGGAQKPGDVIRHFNDKTAEVISTDAEGRHLLADCLAYGSTLKPDLMIDIATLTGACVVALGDEYSALLGTDQRTIDRLVAIGKQQGEFFWQLPLPSRYMSHLRSKVADLKHTGKPGVAGTITAGLFLKEFVGEGVPWVHIDIAGPSFTREDWDYAPAGATGVPVRTIVALLKGL
- a CDS encoding metal ABC transporter ATP-binding protein, which codes for MIGPNGSGKTTLLRAVLGLVRPTSGSVTILGAAGRGLAGVRTMIGYVPQRRTLDPQFPISVRDAVVMGLYPTLGTFGRLTADDSGRVEKTLAAVGLIDSADHVAGHLSGGQQQRLLIARALVQEPRIMLLDEPTSAVDVATRSAIVDLVLRLHTERGLTTLYVTHDVDEVMPCVDKVLYINRTVRAFGSREQVLNRETLESLYGSRVVFAEDGGRRYVIVGDSHV